The DNA segment CCACCATCCCCAGACGAGCAGCACGACGACGGCGCCGCCCAGCAGTCCGAGTGTCAGCTCGCTTCCCCAGCCCCAGTCCGCGCCTTTGGAAATGGCGAGCAACAAGCACAACAGCGCGATCGAAAGGCCCAGCGCTCCCGGGAAGTCGAACCTGCCGCCGGTGCGCACCTTCGACTCGGGAACGACACCGAGCACGAGAGCGGCCGCGATGGCGCCCAGCCCCGCCGATCCCCAGAACAGCATGTGCCAGTCGGCTTTCTCGGCGATGAACGCCGCGGCGGGAAGGCCGAGCGCTCCTCCGACGCCGAGGGACGCGCTCATCAGCGCGGTCGCCCCACCGAGTCGTTCGGGCGGCAGTTCGTCCCTCATGATGCTGATGCCGAGCGGGATGACTCCGGCGGCGAGGCCCTGCAACGTCCTGCCCGCCACCATGGGAGCGAGGGTGTCCGACATCGCGCACAGCACCGATCCCGCGATCAGCATCAGAAGGCTGAACAGCAGCATGCGCCGCTTGCCGTACATGTCGCCGAGCCTGCCGACGGTCGGGGTGGCCACCGCGGCGGCGAGCAGCGTCGCGGTGATTGCCCACGAGGTGTCGGCCGGTGTCGCTCCCAGCAGCGAGGGCAGTTTGGGTACCAGCGGGATGACCAGTGTCTGCATGAGCGAGACGACGATGCCGCCTGAGGCCAGCACCGCCACCACGGCGCCCGGCCGCACCTTGGGCGGCTCCGGCACGCCGTCGACGGCATGGGTCATGAAGGGGGACTCCTGTTTCTTTCGCCAGAGCCGATACATTAAGTCAACTGATTGACTTAACATAGCAGGACGAGGTTGGCCTCCGGAAAGGCCGGGGCGCCGAACCGGGCAGGATGTGCGGAGAAACACCAGGAGAACCGGACATCCGAAACCGTGAGGATGTTCGAGGATGATGCGGTACCGAGCGGACGAGGGACGGGAGGCGGTGACAGCCATGGCGGCCACGCCCCACAAAACACCGGAAAAGGAACAGACGGGAAGGGCACACGCCACCAGAGACCTCATCGTGGCCACCGCCGAGCGGCTGTTCGCCGAGCACGGAGTCAACTCCGTGTCCAACCGCCAGATCGGGGCTGCCGCGGGCCAGGGCAATACGACCGCGGTCAGCTACCACTTCGCCACCAAGGCCGACCTGATCCGCGCGATCCTGCGCAAGCACGACGAACGGATCGACGTCGTGCGCGAGGCCATGGTCGCCGATGCGGCCGGCTCCACCGACGCGCGGGACTGGATCGCCTGCCTCGTCGTACCCCCGGCAACGCACCTCGCCGGACTCGGCACCCCGACCTGGTTCGGCCGGTTCGGCGCCCAGGTGGCGACCGACCCCGCCCACCGGCGGATCCTGCGGGAGGAATCGTTCAACTCCCCCTCGACGATGCGCGCGGTGACCGAACTCGACGCGTGCGTTTCCGGGCTGCCGCCCCGGGTTCAGCTCGAACGGCGGGACATGGCACGCCAGCTCATGGTGCACGGGATCGCCGAGCGGGAGCGCGCCCTGGCCGAGGGCACCGCGACGCCGAGGAACAGCTGGGCGGAAGCGGCGAACGGGCTCACCGACGCGCTCGTCGGGCTGTGGCTGGCACCGGTCACCGGCTGACCTCCGCGCGCGCCGGTCCGTCCACACCGGACTCGGCGAGGACACGGCCATCGGGCCTGGCGTTTCCGCGCTTCGAAGCACCCGGCGCCGCGAATAATCGCGAGAAACTGTCGGTTCCCCCGACTACACTGATCAAGGTGGCTGCATTGTGGCCATCCCGCCGCCACCGCAGTCGGCGCCGACACACGTCGGCAAGGATCGGCCTTCCACTTCTGGTGCCAACACATCAGCAGGCAGCGCCAGCGCGCGATGCCGGAGGCGGCCTTGCCGAGCCCGGCCCGCACTCCGATTCCGCCCCTGTGAGGTAGTTTTCCATGATCGACACCGCGAGCGCGACGCCCGCGGCCTCCGACCCCAGACCCGCGCCCGCGCGAGCGGGCATGCTCATCGGCGTGCTGGTGGCCTCGGCCTTCGTCATGATTCTGAACGAGACGATCCTCAGCGTCGCCCTGCGCGACCTGACCGTCGACCTGGGTGTCTCCACCACCACCGTGCAGTGGCTGACCAGTGGGTTCCTGCTGACGATGGCCGTGGTCATCCCGACGACCGGATTCCTGCTCGAACGCTTCACCCCCCGGCAGGTCTTCATCGTCTCGCTCACCCTGTTCAGCGTCGGCACGTTCGTGAGCGCCATCGCCCCCGGATTCGCGGTACTCCTGGTGGGGCGCGTCATCCAGGCCTGCGGCACCGCGGTGATGCTGCCGCTGCTGATGACCACGGTGATGCGGCTCGTGCCGCAGGAGCGGCGCGGCGCCACGATGGGCACGATCACCATCGTCATCGCGGTCGCGCCCGCGCTCGGCCCCACCATCGGCGGCGCCGTGCTGTCGGGACTGGGCTGGCGGTGGATGTTCTGGATCGTGCTCCCGCTCGCCATCGCCGCCCTGTTCATCGGCGCGACCTGGCTGCGGCTGGACAGCAAGACCAGGTCGGTACCGCTCGACGTGGTCTCGGTGCTGCTCTCGGCCCTCGGATTCGGCGGGCTGCTCTACGGCCTCGCCTCGATCGGCGAGGGAGGCGGCGGTGAGCACCTCGTCCCGCCATGGGCTCCCATCGTGGGCGGCGCTGCCGCGCTCGCCGTCTTCGTCTGGCGGCAGCTTCGCCTGCAACGCGGCGACAGGGCCCTGCTGGACCTGCGGCCGTTCACGCACCGCAGCTTCACGGTGGCATTGAGCCTGACGGCGCTGCTGTTCATGTGCCTGCTGGGTGTCGCGTCGATCATGCTGCCGCTGTACCTGCAAACCGTGCTCGACACCGGCACGTTCGTCAGCGGGCTCGCCGTGCTGCCGGGAGGTCTGATTCTCGGACTGCTCGGCCGCCCTGTCGGTTCGCTGTTCGACCGCTATGGGGCACGCCCGCTCGTCGTTCCCGGCGCGATCGCGATGGCGACGGCGCTGTGGCTGTTCACCCTGCTGGGCCCCGGCTCACCGCTGGCGGCCGCCATCGCGATCCACATCCTGCTGATGGCGGGACTCGGCCTGATGATGACGCCGCTGATGACCGAGGCGCTGGGCTCGCTGCCCGATCAGCTCTACTCCCACGGCAGCGCCATCCTCGCGACCCTGCAACAGGTGGCCGGTGCCATCGGCACGGCGGTGTTCGTGTCGGTCGCCGCGCTCGGCAGCGCGCCGGGAGCGGGTGCTCCCGACGCCGGCGGTCTGCGGGCCGCGTTCCTCGTCGCGGGTGGCATCGGCACGATCGCCGTGCTCATCTCGCTACTGGTACGCAAGCCCTCGGTCACGAAGGAACCGGAAAAGGCACTCGTGGCCTGACCCGTTCGCGGAGAGACCGGCAGGCTACTTGACACATCCTGTCAAGTAGCCTGCTAGGCTCGCCGGTGACCCGGCACGAGAGGCGGATACCGGTGAACACACGCGCCCTGCCCGAACCCGGCACGTCGACGGCGACGCACACCGCGATCGCGAGACAGCTGACCGAGGACGCGGCGACGGCGTTGCTCGACCCGCTCGACACGTTGCTCGGCCGCGAAGGCCCGTCAGCGGAGGTCACCGCGCTGCGAAACCGGCTGTCGGCCGACGCTGAGATGTGGGCGGCGCAGGTGACCGGCGCGGACGAACGACTCGCCGAGGACACGATGTCGAGAATCGTCTCGGCGCTCTACCTGCACGGCACGGACTTCGATCCGCCCGCGGCCTGGTGGGCCTCCCCGTTCGGCAGGCTCGTCGCGCGCCGCTTCGGGCATCCCACGGCGACGGCCGTCCCGCTGACCGTCGCGGCCGCCATGCTCGGCATCACCCGGCAGGGCGTTCACGATCTGGTCAACCGCGGCAAGCTGCACCGGGAGCCCGGCGGCCATGGCGTTCTCGTCAGCTCCGTCAGGCAGCGACTGAATCCGGCGTGAGTGATTCCTGGCGCGAGCGGGCGTTGGCGGCACTGAGCGCCGAGCGGATCGCGCGGCACCCCACCCCGCTGCGCCGCTACCCGCTCCCCCTCGACTGGCCGGTCTCGCTCTACGTCAAGGACGAGACCACGCAGCCGACCGGAAGCCTCAAGCATCCCTTCGCCCGCGACCTCATCGCCGACGCCATCGAGGCGGGAAAAGTCGGCGCCACGACCCGGCTCATCGAGGCGAGCAGCGGCAACATGGCCGTCGCGTCGGCCTACTTCGCCCTGCTGCTCGGGCTGCCATTCACCGCGGTCGTCCCGCACACGACCGGCGCCGCCAAACTGGCGAGGATCGAGAAGTACGGCGGCACTCCGCACCGGGTCGACCCTCCGCTCGCCGTCTACGAACGCGCCGCGGAACTCGCGAGCGAGACCGGCGGGCACTATCTCGATCATCTCGGCACCATCGCCGACAGCGTCGACGCACGGCTCGCCGATCGCGATCACGGCCTCGCCCCCGCGATTCTCGCCGGCCTGCCGGAGGGGACTCCGCCGGAGTGGATCGTCGTCGGCGTCGGCAGCGGCGCCTGTTCCCGGGCGGTCGGCGGGTATCTGCGGCGGCACGGCTACCCGACCAAGGTGGCCGTGGTCGATCCGGAACACTCGGCCTACTTTCCAGGCTGGGCCACCGGCTGCGCCGACTACGCCACCGGAATGCCGACCAGAATCGAGGGAATCGGGCGCCCTCGCATGGAACCGGCTTTCGATCCCGCCGTGGTCGATCTGGTGATCCCGGTTCCCGACGCGGCGAGTGTCGCAGCCATGCGCCACCTCGCGGCGACGGCGGGGCTGCGCGCCGGCCCCTCGACGGGGGCCGCGTTCTGGGGTTCCTGCCATCTGCTGCACAGGATGCGGCAGTACGGGACGCGTGGCTCCGTCGTGATGGTCGCCGCCGACGCCGCCGATGCCTACACCGGCACCTACTACGACGACGCGTGGACGATGGCGAAAGGCTGGGACCTGGCAACCCCGGCCGCCGCGCTCAGCCGGTTCCCGCGCACCGGGGCGTGGCCGGACCAAGGCTGATCCGCGTCGCGTCCACTGTGGATCGCCGAGCCGCTGTCACCGGGATGACACCGCGTTGCCACCCGCGCGCGCGACGGTGGGCTCACCGTGGGGAAACACTGTGGGGACCCCGGAACCGGAAGCGGGTAAGCGTGTTTTTCAATAACTTGGCGAAAATCGCGATCGTGGCGTTCGCGGCGGTGTATCTCGGTTCGCTGGGTGCGGGATCGGCGAAGGCCGAATCCTCGCGCGCCACCCAACCCGCTGCCGCGCCGGTGGTGTGCCAGCCGTGGGAATCGCCCCACGTGACCACCTCGTCGCTGGTGCCGCTCTTTCGCTACGAGGGCCCGGTGCCGAACGGGCGCATGGTCGAGACCGGCGGTCGCTTCGGTGGCGAATTCTGCGTGTCGATGAGCTGGAGCAGCCCGCAGCAGGGTCAGTTCTATCAGCGCTCGGACGGCCAGTGGGTCAGGGCGGCCGACGCCCGCCCACTCTGACGGCGTTCCCGCTCCGCTCCTTCCGGGAGCGGGGATCTCGGCGACTTGGGTGCGAGACTCACCTGATGAAGCGGAAAGCGGCAACGTTACTGGGTCTTGCGGCGGCGACGGCGGTCATCGGCGGGCGGATCCCTCGCACGCGACAACGCCTCGCCGCCGTGGCACCGGACCTGCGAGGCCCCGCGTTGTTGTGGCTACCCTTCGAACTGAGGTCACGCACCCTGCTGCGACTGCTGCGGCTGGCTCCGGCACCGGCGACGCCGCTGGTTCCCGGGGTGAGCGTGTCCCGGCGAGACACCGGCGACGGCGCGGAAAGCGGCACAGGTATCCACGTCTACGAACCGGCCGACCGGACTCGCCCCTCCGGCGCGCTGCTCTGGTTGCACGGCGGGGGCTACGTCATGGGATCTCCGGTCAGCGACCACACGCTGTGCGGCCGGTTCGCGGCGGAACTGGGAATCCTCGTCGTGAGCGTCGACTACCGCCTCGCTCCCGAACACCCCTTCCCCGAAGGGCTCGACGACGCCGTCACCGTGCTCCGGTGGTCGCGCCGCCACGCGGGCGAGCTGGGTATCGACCCGGAGCGGGTCGCCGTCGGAGGTGAAAGCGCGGGTGGCGGCCTCGCCGCGGCGCTTGCCCAGCGAGCACACGACGAGGGCGATCTTTCGCCGTGCTTCCAGTTGCTGGTCTATCCGATGCTCGACGACCGGACCGCGCTCGACGCCGCGCGTGAGCCCACCTTGGTCTGGTCCCCCTCGGCCAACCGGTTCGGCTGGAGCTCCTACCTCGGCCACCCGCTTTCGGCTGGGGAGACCCGCCCCTACGCGGTTCCCGCGAGGCGCGCGGATCTCGGCGGTCTCGCACCGGCGTGGATCGGGGTCGGCGATCTCGATCTCTTCCACGACGAAGACGTCGACTACGCCCACCGGCTCGGTGAGGCCGGGGTGGACTGCCTGCTGGAGGTCGTGCCGGGGATGTACCACGGCGCGTTGTCGCTGGTGCCCGGCGCGCCCTCGGTCACGGCGTTTCGGGCCAGCGCGATCCGTGCACTGGGCGCGGCGGTGAACCCGCCACCGCCCGTCAGCCAATCAGCAATTTGCAAGACATGAACCCGATTCCAATGCGAACATGGCCTGGACGTCGGGGTTCTCGTGGTCACACAATCAGGTGGTAGTTTGCAATTTGCGGTGTGAACCGCGCCTGGCAACCGTTAGACAAGCTGGGTGCCGATCAGTTCCGCGTCAACCAGGGAGGCCATGTTGTCCGGTGTCGCCGAAGCCGGGGATCAGGCCATCCGCCGCGGTACGGCCGGCGACGCGGAGAACACCCCCGCGCTACGCGAGCTCTACGATCAGCTCGCGGGCACGATGTGCGCCGTCATGGGCTCCACGGACGTCGTCGAAGAGCTGGGCAGGCTCCGCAGCGCGCTCACGGCCGCCGCGCCGGCATTGCGCGCCGTCTCCCCCGACGTGCTCGACACGATCCAGGAGGGGCTCGCCCAGCCCGACCCCAGAGTGCTGATGAGCGCGCTGATCGCCGCACGGCGCCTGCTGTGCCGGGTACTGACCCCGCAGCGCTGGGGAAACCGGCTCACCGCCGCGGAGCAGATCCTGTGGGCACGGTGAGGCGTTCCGGTTCCGCGCGCAACGCCGGACGTTGTGGGCCGGGCACGTGGAATTCGGCCGGATTCGGCGCTGGGGACTTTTCACCGAACTAGTTAGCCGCTATAACTAACGATCACGGTGGCGCCACCTCGACACCACAGCCAGAAACCCGTGCCACGGCACGGGTTCTTCGCAGAGTCCGAGGAGTTGCCGTGCCCGCACCACGACGTTCGTGGCTGGCCGTCGTCACCGGGGCGAGCGTGCTCGCACTGGTGGCCGCGACCACCCCGGCCGTGGCTCAGCCCGCCCCGCAAGCGGCCCCCGCCACGGAGCAATGCAGTGACGAGCCACGGGACCTGCCCGTTCACGAGTTCACCGACCACCGCGAACTCGGCGTCGAACTCGCCCGCATCGAGCGGGTCAGCGACGGCGCCGTCGACGTGACCGAGGTAGGCAGAAGCAACAGGGGTAAGGAAGTCTGGTCGGCCCGCGTCGGGACCGGCCCCAAGGCCGTGCTGATCACCAGCGAGATCCACGGCAACGAGAAGACCGGCACCGACGCGATCCTCCAGCTGCTCGACTGGGTCGGAACCAGTGACACCGCGAAGGCGAAGCGGTGGCGCTCCGAGCTGACGATCGTGGCCGTCCCGAAGATGAACCCCGACGGCGCCGAACTCGACCGGCGTGGCAACGACATGACGTGGGACGAGGTGACCGCCAGGTTCCCGCAGCTACGCGGAAGCGAACCGGCGTGGAACTACTACACCGAACCCCGGCAGGGCGACGATTACTCGCAACTACCCGGATTCGACGTCAACAGGGACTACAACCCCGATCTGTCCTATGAGCCCAAGGCCGAGGACTTCCCCGGTTCCTCCGCGGACACCGGCTGGTACATCACGCCGGAATCGCGCACGGTCCGCGACGTGTACAAGGGACTG comes from the Prauserella marina genome and includes:
- a CDS encoding DHA2 family efflux MFS transporter permease subunit, which gives rise to MIDTASATPAASDPRPAPARAGMLIGVLVASAFVMILNETILSVALRDLTVDLGVSTTTVQWLTSGFLLTMAVVIPTTGFLLERFTPRQVFIVSLTLFSVGTFVSAIAPGFAVLLVGRVIQACGTAVMLPLLMTTVMRLVPQERRGATMGTITIVIAVAPALGPTIGGAVLSGLGWRWMFWIVLPLAIAALFIGATWLRLDSKTRSVPLDVVSVLLSALGFGGLLYGLASIGEGGGGEHLVPPWAPIVGGAAALAVFVWRQLRLQRGDRALLDLRPFTHRSFTVALSLTALLFMCLLGVASIMLPLYLQTVLDTGTFVSGLAVLPGGLILGLLGRPVGSLFDRYGARPLVVPGAIAMATALWLFTLLGPGSPLAAAIAIHILLMAGLGLMMTPLMTEALGSLPDQLYSHGSAILATLQQVAGAIGTAVFVSVAALGSAPGAGAPDAGGLRAAFLVAGGIGTIAVLISLLVRKPSVTKEPEKALVA
- a CDS encoding TetR/AcrR family transcriptional regulator, yielding MAATPHKTPEKEQTGRAHATRDLIVATAERLFAEHGVNSVSNRQIGAAAGQGNTTAVSYHFATKADLIRAILRKHDERIDVVREAMVADAAGSTDARDWIACLVVPPATHLAGLGTPTWFGRFGAQVATDPAHRRILREESFNSPSTMRAVTELDACVSGLPPRVQLERRDMARQLMVHGIAERERALAEGTATPRNSWAEAANGLTDALVGLWLAPVTG
- a CDS encoding PLP-dependent cysteine synthase family protein, which gives rise to MSDSWRERALAALSAERIARHPTPLRRYPLPLDWPVSLYVKDETTQPTGSLKHPFARDLIADAIEAGKVGATTRLIEASSGNMAVASAYFALLLGLPFTAVVPHTTGAAKLARIEKYGGTPHRVDPPLAVYERAAELASETGGHYLDHLGTIADSVDARLADRDHGLAPAILAGLPEGTPPEWIVVGVGSGACSRAVGGYLRRHGYPTKVAVVDPEHSAYFPGWATGCADYATGMPTRIEGIGRPRMEPAFDPAVVDLVIPVPDAASVAAMRHLAATAGLRAGPSTGAAFWGSCHLLHRMRQYGTRGSVVMVAADAADAYTGTYYDDAWTMAKGWDLATPAAALSRFPRTGAWPDQG
- a CDS encoding M14 family zinc carboxypeptidase; this translates as MPAPRRSWLAVVTGASVLALVAATTPAVAQPAPQAAPATEQCSDEPRDLPVHEFTDHRELGVELARIERVSDGAVDVTEVGRSNRGKEVWSARVGTGPKAVLITSEIHGNEKTGTDAILQLLDWVGTSDTAKAKRWRSELTIVAVPKMNPDGAELDRRGNDMTWDEVTARFPQLRGSEPAWNYYTEPRQGDDYSQLPGFDVNRDYNPDLSYEPKAEDFPGSSADTGWYITPESRTVRDVYKGLVAEFGKVDTYVDLHHQGACYVMPDDPSRFVTMSISGKFVDDPATMPGYEQYAEDYDLDYSKRLNVAIYNALQGRANGNPLFGNITLYPQDTNLPGTGLGSFALNGSGAVLFEVRGQTQTLGQKYRAQLTRTVYIGLEGMLSSLASGQVDHLDPAVYDTIPPRGPSIGSSGTDTRTAAAEANPEVLEN
- a CDS encoding alpha/beta hydrolase, whose amino-acid sequence is MKRKAATLLGLAAATAVIGGRIPRTRQRLAAVAPDLRGPALLWLPFELRSRTLLRLLRLAPAPATPLVPGVSVSRRDTGDGAESGTGIHVYEPADRTRPSGALLWLHGGGYVMGSPVSDHTLCGRFAAELGILVVSVDYRLAPEHPFPEGLDDAVTVLRWSRRHAGELGIDPERVAVGGESAGGGLAAALAQRAHDEGDLSPCFQLLVYPMLDDRTALDAAREPTLVWSPSANRFGWSSYLGHPLSAGETRPYAVPARRADLGGLAPAWIGVGDLDLFHDEDVDYAHRLGEAGVDCLLEVVPGMYHGALSLVPGAPSVTAFRASAIRALGAAVNPPPPVSQSAICKT